The genomic segment TTTGAAAATAGTTTTTGATTTAAAAGGTAATAAATCTTATTATTTTGTGATTGGAATTTGGTTTTTGTGGGTTATTATTTCTACCTTTGTTTTCCGTGGACCAATGAGAGGTTAATTATTCCATTAGACTTCTGACCATTTTCAAATTCATCAAATCCCATTTGGTATCATTTTTTGGTGTTTCTAATATTGCTGGCAGATGTTTAAGTAGTGGATGGTTTAGAATAATTTTAAATCCTTCTTTACCAATTTTACCTTTGCCAATATGCCAATGCCTATCAACTCTGCTTCCCAAATCAGTTTTTGAGTCATTTAGATGTAAAAGATGTAATTTTCTTAAACCGATTAACTCATCCAATTCCCTTAATGTTTTATCTAAACCTTCTTTTGTGGCAATATTATAACCAGCCTCAAAAATATGGGCGGTATCAATAACAATCCCTACCCTTTCTTTATCTTCAACTAAATCAATTATCTTCTTAATACTTTCAAAGTTATAGCCAACTTCACTTCCCATTCCGGCAGTATTTTCTAAAAGAAGCATCACATTATTTTTCACTTTAGAAAAGGCTTCGTTTATTCCAAGGGCAACGTTTTTCAAAGCGGTCTCTTCGTCAGTGGCCATTCTTTTGCCAATATGCATAACCACATAATTAGAACCTAAAATTTCTGCCCTTTCTAATTCGGCAATCAATGCCTGGATAGATTTTTTAAAAATTGTCTTTTTACCCGAAGCCAAATTTGGTAAATAAGGCATATGGACAAAAACAGGATAAATTTTATTTTCTTCAATCTCTTTTTTAAATATCTCAACTTCTTTTAAATTCAATTTAGAAACCCGCCAGCCCCTGGGATTTGTTGAAAAGATTTGAATTGTTTCACATTCTCTTTTCTTTGCCCTTTCCACTACTTTTTTGAATCCACCACTGATCGCAATATGAAACCCAATTCTCATAATTCCATTTTAATAAAATCAATTTAAAAGTCAAGAGTTACATAA from the candidate division WOR-3 bacterium genome contains:
- a CDS encoding deoxyribonuclease IV, producing MRIGFHIAISGGFKKVVERAKKRECETIQIFSTNPRGWRVSKLNLKEVEIFKKEIEENKIYPVFVHMPYLPNLASGKKTIFKKSIQALIAELERAEILGSNYVVMHIGKRMATDEETALKNVALGINEAFSKVKNNVMLLLENTAGMGSEVGYNFESIKKIIDLVEDKERVGIVIDTAHIFEAGYNIATKEGLDKTLRELDELIGLRKLHLLHLNDSKTDLGSRVDRHWHIGKGKIGKEGFKIILNHPLLKHLPAILETPKNDTKWDLMNLKMVRSLME